One stretch of Candidatus Poribacteria bacterium DNA includes these proteins:
- a CDS encoding YCF48-related protein encodes MQKKHYLALIILCGIVAYFGCTQDSMQFEWRKLESNTGEHLYGVHFVDTKHGWAVGTGGTVLSTVDGGINWKATSVSADTLTQVNFMTPNNGWTVSIGKVHYTGSGGASWSLQHQARGKSKTPPGILDLHFVNTTEGWAVGGKGTVLRTDNGGSRWENQLDLSDKHLWGVYFVDPEHGWIVGEEGEVLYTQDGGKRWVRQKSTVEQPLFAVHFANLTHGWIVGTNGLILHTIDSGITWTRQRTPVNQNLRDVAFRDEKRGWAVGEKGLILHTTDSGNTWNRYPTPAQHNLQDIYLLKNAGWIVGAKGTILRSY; translated from the coding sequence ATGCAGAAGAAACACTACCTCGCGCTTATCATCTTGTGTGGAATTGTTGCCTACTTTGGTTGTACGCAAGATTCAATGCAATTCGAGTGGCGAAAACTCGAAAGCAACACAGGCGAACATCTTTATGGCGTTCATTTCGTAGATACGAAACACGGATGGGCGGTCGGCACTGGAGGCACAGTACTCTCTACTGTCGACGGTGGGATAAATTGGAAAGCGACATCGGTCTCAGCAGACACACTGACCCAGGTTAATTTCATGACACCGAATAATGGTTGGACGGTCAGTATAGGGAAGGTGCATTATACAGGAAGCGGTGGTGCCTCGTGGAGTCTGCAACACCAAGCACGCGGTAAGAGCAAAACACCGCCTGGGATATTGGATTTACATTTCGTCAATACAACGGAAGGCTGGGCAGTCGGTGGAAAAGGCACTGTGCTCCGAACAGATAACGGGGGAAGTCGTTGGGAAAACCAACTGGATTTGTCAGATAAACATCTATGGGGTGTCTATTTTGTCGATCCGGAACACGGTTGGATTGTTGGTGAAGAAGGCGAAGTGCTCTACACCCAAGACGGTGGAAAACGATGGGTTCGGCAGAAAAGCACCGTCGAGCAACCCTTATTCGCTGTTCATTTTGCAAACTTAACACACGGTTGGATCGTCGGAACAAACGGATTGATTCTCCATACTATCGACAGTGGAATAACATGGACTCGACAAAGGACACCCGTCAACCAAAACCTGCGAGACGTGGCGTTTCGGGACGAAAAACGCGGGTGGGCAGTCGGTGAAAAAGGGTTAATCCTTCATACAACCGATAGCGGCAATACATGGAACCGCTATCCTACTCCGGCGCAACACAACTTGCAGGACATCTACCTCCTCAAAAATGCCGGTTGGATCGTCGGCGCGAAAGGGACAATTCTGCGGAGTTATTAG
- a CDS encoding DUF2752 domain-containing protein: MFNHTSLSRLFLIGLGVVGLYTAVSEISPAEVSLIPCVFHSLTDLACPGCGMTRACLALTQGQFTDAWGYHPFSFLLVGLAVAAAFFPMWLKNTWNRRSPATQNLIVMGGVILCLSVWVIKIH, encoded by the coding sequence ATGTTTAACCACACGTCTCTCTCGCGTCTATTCCTTATTGGGTTGGGTGTAGTAGGACTCTATACTGCAGTGTCTGAAATATCACCAGCGGAGGTTTCGCTGATTCCGTGTGTATTCCATTCGTTAACGGATTTGGCGTGTCCTGGGTGTGGGATGACGCGAGCATGCCTTGCCTTAACACAGGGGCAGTTCACAGATGCCTGGGGTTACCATCCGTTCTCTTTTTTACTTGTTGGATTGGCTGTTGCGGCAGCATTCTTCCCGATGTGGTTAAAAAACACATGGAACCGTCGTTCACCGGCAACCCAGAATTTGATTGTTATGGGTGGGGTTATTCTTTGTTTGTCGGTCTGGGTAATAAAAATTCATTAG
- a CDS encoding tautomerase family protein, which yields MIIVYGIRDKLNPIKAQLSDVIHGCMQSVLGMPEDKRAHRFVPMAKEDFYYPSGRTDAYTVIEINMMAGRQAETQKRLIKTLFKEIESQLSISPTDVEITIKEQAPHCWGFRGITGDEANDLRYKIKV from the coding sequence ATGATTATCGTATACGGAATCAGAGACAAGTTGAATCCGATAAAGGCACAACTATCAGATGTGATTCACGGGTGTATGCAGTCTGTTCTTGGTATGCCAGAGGACAAGCGAGCACACCGCTTTGTGCCTATGGCGAAAGAAGATTTCTACTATCCCAGCGGTCGTACAGATGCCTATACCGTCATTGAAATTAATATGATGGCAGGTCGCCAAGCAGAAACCCAAAAAAGACTTATCAAAACACTCTTCAAAGAAATCGAAAGCCAATTGTCGATTTCTCCTACAGATGTTGAAATCACAATAAAAGAACAAGCACCCCACTGTTGGGGATTCCGTGGTATAACAGGCGATGAAGCCAATGATCTAAGGTATAAAATCAAGGTTTAA
- a CDS encoding aldose 1-epimerase family protein encodes MNLYGTTYDRMQLLRHVGDVSQIAHAKMYQLTDGNEKGVDAIDFRTGSGLNFTVLPSRGLDISYAEYQGIPLCWRSSTGDVNPAHYEPEGLGWLRGFYGGLLTTCGMRQVGVPNEDEDEALGLHGRVSYTPAKNVWVDSRWEGQRYMLWAQGRVKETAALGENLSRTRRIWTELGSRTLHVEDIVENLGYHDSPHMYLFHINVGFPILTQDSELLAPSSQVTPRDEHAAASLNNYNLCDPPTVDFQEQVYYHEMEPDVDNHIHVALVNRSFNNGQGIGVSVRYHKTQFPRFVQWKMCGEGTYVLGLEPSNCGVGGRAKEREQGALQYIEPGGRRHYEVEIGVLASNEEIDAFQEKITQTQN; translated from the coding sequence ATGAACCTATATGGAACAACGTATGACAGAATGCAGCTGCTTCGTCACGTTGGAGATGTGTCACAAATTGCCCATGCCAAAATGTACCAGCTGACAGATGGCAACGAAAAGGGTGTTGACGCAATCGACTTCCGAACAGGTAGCGGTCTTAACTTCACCGTACTGCCGAGTCGAGGGTTAGATATCTCTTATGCGGAGTATCAGGGTATTCCCCTCTGTTGGCGTTCAAGTACGGGTGATGTGAATCCCGCGCATTATGAACCCGAAGGACTCGGCTGGCTACGGGGTTTTTACGGTGGCTTGCTGACGACCTGTGGAATGCGGCAAGTCGGCGTGCCGAATGAAGATGAGGATGAGGCATTAGGGCTTCACGGCAGAGTCTCATATACTCCGGCAAAAAACGTTTGGGTCGATAGCCGGTGGGAAGGGCAACGTTACATGTTATGGGCGCAAGGCAGGGTTAAAGAGACCGCTGCTCTGGGCGAAAACCTCTCTCGCACCCGTAGGATTTGGACTGAGTTAGGTTCGCGTACGTTGCATGTTGAGGATATTGTCGAGAACTTAGGATACCACGATTCACCACACATGTACCTCTTCCATATTAATGTTGGATTTCCAATCCTTACGCAGGACAGCGAACTGCTTGCCCCCTCCTCACAGGTCACACCACGCGACGAACATGCTGCCGCAAGTTTGAATAATTATAATCTCTGCGATCCGCCAACTGTTGATTTCCAAGAGCAGGTTTACTACCATGAAATGGAACCAGATGTTGATAATCATATCCACGTCGCGCTTGTAAACCGAAGTTTCAACAATGGGCAAGGCATCGGCGTATCGGTACGCTACCACAAGACCCAATTCCCACGTTTTGTCCAGTGGAAAATGTGTGGAGAAGGCACCTATGTCCTCGGCTTGGAACCGTCGAATTGTGGTGTAGGGGGTAGGGCAAAAGAACGTGAACAGGGTGCCCTACAGTATATTGAACCTGGCGGACGCAGACACTATGAAGTTGAAATCGGCGTGTTAGCCTCCAACGAGGAGATTGATGCGTTTCAAGAAAAAATTACACAAACTCAAAATTGA
- a CDS encoding DUF5615 family PIN-like protein: MRVLLDENLPHKLRELFEDNIEVITVRYRGWQGKENGELLRIAANEFDAFVTMDQGIPNQQNLREIKIGIIVLKAESNRFEDLAPLISQVNAVLKTLKNGQIVHVRF; the protein is encoded by the coding sequence ATGCGCGTATTGCTTGATGAAAACCTGCCTCATAAGCTGCGAGAATTGTTTGAAGACAACATAGAAGTGATTACAGTAAGATATCGCGGTTGGCAAGGAAAAGAGAATGGTGAACTGTTGCGAATTGCAGCGAATGAGTTTGACGCTTTTGTTACAATGGATCAAGGTATTCCCAATCAGCAAAACTTGAGGGAAATTAAGATTGGGATTATAGTGTTGAAAGCTGAGAGTAACCGTTTTGAAGACCTCGCTCCGTTGATTTCTCAAGTCAATGCTGTGTTGAAAACGCTTAAAAATGGGCAAATTGTGCATGTGAGATTCTAA
- a CDS encoding DUF4234 domain-containing protein: MLNQYPYPESEGKRSLVVGILLSIITCGIYGLYWQYKQMATLNAWMSRNEYSFWLWFFLSIITCGIFGIYYEYKMANGINTVQADNDLVFDSSLPVICVLLAIFGIGIASLAVQQHQINRLYERNPNV, from the coding sequence ATGCTGAATCAATACCCGTATCCAGAGTCTGAAGGCAAACGGAGTCTCGTAGTTGGCATTTTGCTAAGTATAATTACTTGTGGTATCTATGGGCTTTATTGGCAATACAAGCAGATGGCGACACTCAATGCTTGGATGAGCAGAAATGAGTACTCTTTTTGGCTGTGGTTCTTTCTTTCGATTATCACTTGTGGCATCTTTGGTATATACTATGAGTACAAGATGGCGAACGGTATCAATACCGTACAGGCTGACAATGATTTGGTATTCGATTCGAGTCTGCCAGTTATCTGTGTTTTGTTAGCGATTTTTGGTATTGGTATCGCTTCACTTGCCGTTCAGCAGCACCAAATTAACAGACTCTACGAGCGAAATCCTAATGTTTAA
- a CDS encoding HD domain-containing protein, giving the protein MIETIRNKLEQIVEQACAADTNIFGYDIWTHHILPVVQNAKQLAPRFNADPEIVEFAALLHDYASIKDKALYADHHIHGPIEAEKLLKRFGYPEEKREAVKDAIATHRASVTVKHRSAEGACLANADAMSHVEGVPSLLYLAYIHHGMGIDEGRMWVKAKLQRSWQKLREDVQDLVRDKYEAALKVL; this is encoded by the coding sequence GTGATTGAAACTATAAGAAACAAACTTGAACAGATTGTTGAACAGGCTTGTGCTGCTGACACCAACATTTTCGGTTATGACATTTGGACCCATCACATCCTACCGGTGGTGCAAAACGCAAAACAACTCGCCCCACGCTTTAATGCTGACCCCGAAATCGTCGAATTCGCGGCGTTACTTCATGATTACGCCAGCATAAAAGACAAAGCACTCTACGCGGATCACCACATTCACGGTCCGATTGAAGCGGAGAAACTCCTGAAGCGTTTCGGCTATCCAGAAGAAAAAAGAGAAGCGGTTAAGGATGCTATCGCAACACACCGAGCGAGTGTAACAGTAAAACATCGGAGTGCAGAGGGAGCATGTCTCGCTAATGCCGATGCCATGTCCCATGTTGAGGGAGTCCCTTCACTTTTGTACTTGGCGTACATCCATCACGGTATGGGAATTGATGAAGGTAGAATGTGGGTTAAGGCAAAACTACAACGGAGTTGGCAGAAGTTACGAGAGGACGTTCAAGACCTCGTTAGAGACAAGTATGAAGCAGCGTTGAAGGTCCTCTGA
- the murQ gene encoding N-acetylmuramic acid 6-phosphate etherase, whose product MQSTTEQQNLNSIDIDLKSTSEIVRIFHEEDRKAVAAVEAESEAIARAIELCVEAFRSGGRLFYVGAGTSGRLGVLDASECPPTFSTPPEMVQGVIAGGDVALRRSVEDEEDKPESGARAVREQQLTPQDVIVGIASSGRTPYVIGALKEAHTVGATTIFFCCVPPPEELKEWITHFITPIVGPEIIAGSTRLKAGTATKLVLNMLTTVSMIKLGKVYNNLMVDVHASNTKLIARSIRIVQAVTRVDAATAEIALAEAGGRAKLAIVMLTKGLNPTDANALLEKHSGFLRQILE is encoded by the coding sequence ATGCAGTCCACAACGGAGCAGCAAAATCTGAATTCTATTGACATCGATCTGAAGTCAACATCAGAAATCGTTCGGATTTTTCATGAAGAAGATCGGAAAGCGGTTGCAGCAGTAGAAGCAGAATCTGAGGCAATTGCGCGGGCTATTGAGTTGTGCGTCGAGGCATTTCGTTCTGGGGGCAGGTTATTTTACGTCGGTGCTGGCACGAGTGGTAGGTTGGGAGTCTTAGATGCCTCCGAATGCCCACCGACCTTCAGCACACCCCCGGAGATGGTCCAAGGGGTAATCGCAGGTGGTGATGTAGCGTTACGACGCTCAGTGGAAGATGAGGAGGATAAGCCTGAGAGCGGAGCGCGCGCTGTCCGAGAACAGCAACTTACACCTCAGGATGTGATCGTTGGAATTGCGAGCAGTGGACGGACACCTTATGTTATAGGTGCCTTGAAGGAAGCACACACTGTCGGTGCGACAACAATATTCTTCTGCTGCGTCCCACCGCCTGAGGAACTAAAGGAGTGGATAACGCATTTCATTACACCCATCGTCGGGCCGGAAATTATTGCAGGCTCGACTCGGTTGAAGGCAGGGACAGCCACGAAGTTGGTTCTCAACATGTTGACAACCGTTTCTATGATTAAACTGGGCAAGGTCTACAACAATCTGATGGTAGATGTGCACGCTTCTAACACCAAACTGATCGCGAGGAGCATTCGGATTGTTCAAGCCGTCACCAGAGTAGACGCAGCGACAGCTGAAATAGCATTAGCAGAGGCGGGTGGACGAGCGAAACTCGCCATTGTAATGCTTACAAAAGGACTAAATCCAACAGATGCAAATGCACTCTTAGAAAAGCATTCTGGATTTTTGAGACAAATTCTTGAGTAA
- a CDS encoding selenium-binding protein produces the protein MLQQWKPDPTFYPSPKMAIEAPIEDVAYVAAPRDDDKPDAMCVVDLNSASDTYGEIVNKLELGVRDEIHHFGWNACSAALCPYAPHPYIERRYLVVPALRGSNIYILDVKEDPKAPKLIKTLDANEVESRSGYTRPHTVHCGPEGIYVSALASAGSEEGPGGIFLMDHYNFNILGQWEVERGAQSLSYDFWWHLGYDVAVTSEWGYPAMIENGVSLEDLGERKFGHKIHIWDIRHRKNIQTLDLGDDYQMILELRPAHDPTKAHGFVNAVLNMNDLSSSIWTWYKDGDDWGIQKIIDIPAQAPENPDDLPPALKDIGMIPPLVTDHILSLDDRFLYVSCWGTGEMLQYDVSDPFNPKHTGTLEIGGITKSHPHPAAGPVSGGPQMVELSRDGKRLYFTNSLYVAWDNQFYPDGANGWMVKADVNVEDGGLELDPGFFVDFGESRAHQIRLQGGDSSSDTFCYP, from the coding sequence TTGTTACAACAGTGGAAACCTGACCCAACTTTTTACCCATCACCGAAAATGGCGATTGAAGCTCCTATTGAAGATGTCGCTTATGTCGCTGCACCTCGAGACGACGACAAACCTGATGCTATGTGTGTTGTTGATCTCAACTCAGCGTCTGATACCTATGGCGAGATCGTCAATAAGTTGGAGCTCGGCGTTCGTGACGAAATTCATCACTTCGGTTGGAACGCCTGTAGTGCAGCACTCTGTCCATACGCGCCGCACCCTTATATAGAACGGCGTTACCTCGTTGTGCCAGCACTACGGGGTTCTAATATCTACATCCTTGATGTGAAAGAAGACCCCAAGGCACCGAAGCTCATTAAAACTTTGGACGCTAATGAAGTTGAGTCGCGTTCTGGATATACCCGTCCGCATACGGTGCATTGTGGCCCCGAAGGGATCTACGTCAGTGCTTTGGCTTCAGCCGGTTCGGAGGAAGGACCTGGTGGTATTTTCCTCATGGATCACTATAACTTCAATATCCTGGGGCAGTGGGAAGTCGAACGCGGTGCTCAATCCCTCTCTTACGATTTCTGGTGGCACTTGGGCTATGATGTTGCTGTTACCAGTGAATGGGGATATCCTGCAATGATTGAGAACGGTGTGAGCCTTGAAGATTTAGGTGAGCGCAAGTTCGGGCATAAAATCCATATCTGGGATATCCGACACCGGAAGAATATTCAGACGTTGGATTTGGGCGATGACTATCAGATGATCTTAGAGTTACGTCCCGCACACGATCCAACGAAGGCACATGGGTTCGTCAATGCCGTGTTGAATATGAACGATCTCTCCAGTTCGATTTGGACGTGGTACAAAGATGGAGACGATTGGGGGATTCAAAAGATTATTGATATTCCCGCGCAGGCACCTGAAAACCCGGATGACTTACCTCCGGCACTGAAGGATATCGGAATGATACCGCCGCTCGTTACCGACCACATCCTCTCGCTGGATGATCGGTTTCTGTATGTCTCTTGCTGGGGTACCGGGGAGATGTTGCAATACGACGTATCTGATCCGTTTAACCCGAAACATACAGGTACTCTCGAAATCGGTGGAATTACAAAATCGCATCCACATCCGGCTGCTGGACCCGTAAGTGGCGGTCCGCAGATGGTTGAATTGAGTCGAGATGGTAAGCGTCTCTACTTCACCAATTCCCTCTACGTCGCGTGGGACAACCAATTCTACCCTGATGGCGCAAATGGATGGATGGTGAAGGCTGATGTGAATGTGGAAGACGGTGGGTTGGAATTGGATCCCGGCTTCTTCGTGGACTTCGGTGAGAGTCGTGCCCATCAGATTCGATTACAGGGTGGCGACAGTTCTTCTGATACTTTCTGTTATCCATAA
- a CDS encoding DUF4268 domain-containing protein: MLNFSELKRIPLREKWNHEASDFTPWLESNIQILGDALGMDLEVVDREASVGDFSLDLLAKDLGSSRTVIIENQLTQTDHDHLGKLLTYAAGFDASIVVWVSEEVRDEHRQAMEWLNQRTDTETQFFAVVPEVLQIDNSNPAFEFKLVVSPNEWQKSKRQKPPPDPSFRGEKYKSYTQMLIDELREKHKFTGARAGQPYNWYTFSSGIGGIGYGVQFARGDKVFTYVNIRQGVRANRLHLFDTLEKRREKIESNFGSPLEWNRAEEQQNSWVGVSRDGNIELSDDELEEIREWHIENLLKLKEVFQPEIERALKTLE, translated from the coding sequence ATGCTTAACTTTAGCGAATTGAAGAGGATTCCGTTGCGTGAAAAATGGAATCATGAAGCAAGTGATTTCACGCCGTGGCTGGAATCAAATATCCAGATTTTGGGAGATGCCTTGGGGATGGATCTTGAAGTTGTGGACAGAGAAGCATCCGTTGGCGATTTCTCTCTGGATCTCCTAGCGAAAGACTTGGGAAGTTCAAGAACTGTTATCATTGAAAATCAATTAACCCAAACCGATCATGACCATCTTGGCAAACTCCTCACTTATGCTGCTGGATTCGACGCTTCAATAGTGGTATGGGTCTCGGAAGAGGTTAGGGATGAACACCGCCAAGCAATGGAATGGTTAAACCAGAGAACGGATACAGAAACACAGTTTTTTGCTGTTGTGCCAGAAGTTCTGCAGATAGACAATTCAAATCCCGCTTTTGAATTCAAACTGGTTGTCTCTCCCAATGAATGGCAAAAGTCCAAAAGACAGAAACCTCCACCAGACCCATCATTCAGAGGCGAGAAGTATAAATCTTACACTCAGATGCTTATTGATGAACTCAGGGAAAAACACAAGTTTACCGGGGCACGTGCTGGCCAACCATATAATTGGTACACCTTTTCTTCAGGGATTGGAGGGATTGGTTATGGAGTTCAGTTTGCACGAGGGGACAAAGTATTTACATACGTAAACATCCGTCAAGGTGTCCGAGCAAACAGACTTCACCTCTTTGATACCTTAGAGAAGCGAAGGGAAAAAATTGAATCCAATTTCGGCAGTCCACTTGAGTGGAACCGTGCTGAAGAACAACAGAATTCATGGGTTGGCGTATCTCGTGATGGGAATATTGAATTATCTGATGATGAATTAGAAGAGATCAGAGAATGGCACATTGAAAACCTATTGAAACTCAAAGAGGTGTTTCAGCCTGAAATAGAACGAGCGTTGAAGACACTTGAATAA
- a CDS encoding DUF362 domain-containing protein: MGTKVGLAKTGRRRSNVFEALDNIREELTPKVREQVLLKPNFLSSTNQLASSHVDTMRGALDFLLSTPQPPEEVIIAEGANEKFSGEAFQIFGYEALQAEYDIPIRLVDLHQETEWAETKVFLAERNEDTVRMPKIVLDCPCTISVAIAKTHDAGVVTLAMKNMIMGTLHKEDRIKMHGYHSHADRVLPREAQTLNINLLRLSYYLKPDIAIVDGTVGLQGNGPGGTDSVPLGVAIASGDVFAADAVTTKAMGFEPLEIGLFHYANEMGYGIADLNEIDIVGPAVETVATSFKPHETAELQFQWQEASPAEYLAAD; this comes from the coding sequence ATGGGTACCAAAGTTGGGCTTGCCAAAACCGGCAGGCGACGTTCTAATGTTTTTGAAGCGTTAGACAATATACGAGAGGAACTCACACCAAAAGTTCGTGAGCAGGTGCTGTTGAAACCGAATTTCCTCTCCAGCACAAATCAACTCGCTTCGTCACATGTGGATACAATGCGCGGCGCGTTGGATTTTCTGTTGAGTACGCCACAGCCGCCCGAAGAAGTCATTATTGCCGAAGGCGCGAATGAAAAATTTTCTGGCGAGGCTTTCCAGATTTTCGGTTATGAGGCACTCCAAGCCGAATACGATATCCCGATCCGGCTTGTCGATTTGCATCAAGAAACCGAATGGGCAGAAACCAAGGTCTTTCTCGCTGAGCGTAATGAAGATACCGTGAGGATGCCGAAGATAGTCCTGGATTGTCCTTGCACGATCTCTGTCGCTATCGCCAAAACGCATGATGCTGGTGTCGTGACGCTCGCGATGAAGAATATGATTATGGGCACCCTGCATAAAGAGGATCGGATTAAAATGCACGGCTACCATAGCCATGCAGATCGGGTGCTCCCACGCGAAGCACAAACGCTCAATATTAATCTGCTGCGTCTCTCATACTACCTTAAGCCTGATATCGCTATCGTTGATGGCACCGTTGGGTTACAGGGCAATGGACCCGGTGGCACCGATTCTGTCCCTCTCGGCGTTGCGATTGCAAGTGGAGATGTGTTTGCAGCCGACGCAGTTACGACAAAAGCGATGGGATTTGAGCCGTTGGAGATTGGGCTTTTCCATTACGCAAATGAGATGGGTTACGGCATTGCAGATTTGAACGAGATTGATATTGTTGGACCCGCTGTGGAGACGGTCGCGACATCGTTTAAACCGCATGAAACGGCTGAACTTCAGTTCCAATGGCAAGAAGCAAGTCCCGCAGAATATCTGGCGGCAGACTAA
- a CDS encoding ATPase: MLHPHIMYIIGIDGGGTKTIGILTTETGQHLAQAQSGPTNYHVVGEAKTREVLESIIGKLCETAGVPATSSIRFCLGMAGLGRAEDRSVIGRICDELGISEDRILTHDAHIALVGGTEKQEGVIVVSGTGAIVYGISADGEEARSNGWGYLLGDEGSGYDIAIKGLRAVARAADGRSNPTELTNQILSRLELSEPSELIRWVHAASRDAVAQLAEIVFDTVQTGDTVAEGIVDEAADELVCAAVSVIKQLEFIEPFDIILSGGNLIHQPTFASKLRHRFAKVQPEASVQLPKQEPVYGAVLLAQANL, translated from the coding sequence GTGCTACATCCGCATATCATGTACATCATCGGTATTGATGGCGGCGGGACGAAAACGATTGGGATCCTGACGACAGAAACGGGGCAACACCTGGCGCAAGCACAATCGGGACCAACAAACTACCACGTCGTTGGCGAGGCGAAGACGCGGGAAGTTCTGGAAAGCATCATCGGTAAGCTCTGTGAAACAGCGGGTGTTCCAGCAACGAGTTCCATCCGCTTCTGTTTAGGAATGGCTGGTTTGGGACGTGCCGAAGACCGAAGCGTAATTGGCAGGATTTGTGATGAACTTGGCATCAGCGAGGATCGTATCTTGACGCACGATGCCCATATCGCTCTTGTCGGTGGTACGGAGAAACAGGAAGGTGTAATTGTCGTTTCAGGGACCGGTGCGATTGTCTACGGTATCAGTGCTGATGGCGAAGAAGCACGCTCGAACGGTTGGGGGTATCTACTCGGTGATGAGGGGAGCGGTTACGATATCGCCATAAAAGGACTCCGCGCTGTTGCGCGTGCCGCTGATGGCAGGAGTAATCCAACCGAATTGACAAATCAGATTCTCAGTAGACTTGAACTCAGTGAACCAAGCGAACTGATTCGCTGGGTGCACGCCGCGAGTCGAGATGCCGTTGCACAGTTGGCAGAAATAGTGTTTGATACTGTCCAAACAGGGGACACGGTTGCAGAAGGTATTGTTGATGAGGCTGCTGACGAACTCGTCTGTGCTGCAGTTAGCGTGATTAAACAGTTGGAATTTATAGAGCCGTTTGATATTATTCTCAGTGGCGGTAACCTCATTCATCAACCGACGTTTGCGAGTAAACTGCGCCATCGGTTTGCGAAAGTTCAACCGGAAGCATCCGTTCAACTCCCGAAACAGGAACCTGTGTATGGTGCTGTGTTGTTAGCACAAGCGAATTTGTAG
- a CDS encoding DUF433 domain-containing protein yields the protein MKKEQIVSRNPKVMNGALVFAGTRVPVEILIQHLTAGDSLKKFLDDFPTVSQEQAVAYLEMTLEVADARIA from the coding sequence ATGAAAAAGGAACAGATCGTTTCGCGCAACCCAAAAGTGATGAACGGAGCCTTAGTTTTCGCTGGTACTCGTGTGCCAGTCGAGATTTTGATTCAGCATCTAACGGCAGGCGACTCGCTCAAAAAATTTCTTGATGACTTTCCGACGGTATCCCAAGAACAGGCTGTCGCGTACCTTGAGATGACATTAGAGGTTGCCGATGCGCGTATTGCTTGA
- a CDS encoding amino acid transporter: MRISNLLTDTECVNPMTADKVHWFLDLFDELGIKVWIDGGWGVDALLGECTREHQDLDIIISWEDSAILTEALSARGFVDIYTDDRKDRNFVMGHRLHGKIDFHVIELTEGGGAVYGPGEIDWVITESELDAVGTIGGRQVRCLSVDYQVRSHSGYTLQDTDFADLRALHEKYGVKLLPTQIKEAS, encoded by the coding sequence ATGAGAATAAGCAATCTCCTCACTGACACCGAATGTGTAAACCCTATGACCGCTGACAAAGTTCACTGGTTTCTCGATCTGTTTGATGAACTCGGTATCAAAGTCTGGATTGATGGTGGTTGGGGTGTTGACGCGCTGCTGGGCGAATGCACTCGGGAGCACCAAGATTTGGATATTATCATCTCATGGGAAGATTCAGCAATACTCACCGAGGCACTCTCCGCGCGCGGTTTTGTTGACATCTACACCGATGACCGTAAGGATCGAAACTTCGTTATGGGACACCGATTGCACGGAAAGATTGATTTCCACGTTATCGAACTTACCGAAGGGGGTGGAGCAGTCTACGGGCCCGGCGAGATTGATTGGGTCATCACTGAATCGGAGTTGGACGCTGTAGGGACTATCGGAGGACGGCAGGTTCGATGTTTATCGGTGGATTACCAGGTGCGTTCACATTCTGGATACACGTTGCAAGACACTGATTTTGCCGATCTACGTGCATTGCACGAGAAATACGGCGTTAAGTTACTCCCTACGCAGATTAAGGAAGCATCATGA